From one Mycolicibacterium sp. HK-90 genomic stretch:
- a CDS encoding enoyl-CoA hydratase, which translates to MPDSVLVSVDDHVAVITVNDPDRRNAVTFEMSAALRAAVEAAEANPDVHAVIVTGAGKAFCAGADLTALGEATEDGLRKIYDGFLAVAHCTLPTIAAVNGAAVGAGLNLALAADVRIAGPAALFDPRFQKLGIHPGGGATWMLQRAVGPQVARASLLFGMRFDAEAAVRHGLALSIAEDPVGAARILAAGPAAAPRDVVIATKASMRATANPGVIDVDQHRIAVDTELGPQARSIESPEFAERLAAAKRK; encoded by the coding sequence GTGCCGGATTCCGTGTTGGTCAGCGTCGACGACCACGTCGCCGTCATCACCGTCAACGACCCTGATCGCCGCAACGCGGTGACCTTCGAGATGTCGGCGGCCCTGCGCGCCGCCGTCGAGGCCGCCGAGGCCAATCCCGACGTGCATGCCGTGATCGTCACCGGCGCGGGCAAGGCGTTCTGCGCAGGCGCCGACCTCACCGCCCTCGGGGAGGCCACCGAGGACGGTCTGCGCAAGATCTATGACGGGTTCCTCGCGGTCGCCCATTGCACCTTGCCGACGATCGCTGCGGTCAACGGCGCTGCCGTCGGCGCCGGTCTGAACCTGGCGCTGGCCGCCGACGTGCGCATCGCCGGCCCGGCGGCGTTGTTCGACCCGCGGTTCCAGAAACTCGGCATCCACCCCGGCGGGGGCGCGACCTGGATGCTGCAGCGGGCAGTGGGCCCACAGGTGGCCCGGGCGTCGCTGCTCTTCGGCATGCGTTTCGACGCCGAGGCCGCGGTGCGGCACGGGTTGGCGCTGTCGATCGCAGAGGACCCGGTGGGCGCCGCACGCATTCTTGCCGCGGGCCCGGCCGCGGCCCCGCGCGACGTGGTGATCGCCACCAAGGCGTCGATGCGGGCCACCGCGAATCCCGGCGTGATCGATGTCGACCAGCACCGCATCGCCGTCGACACCGAACTCGGACCGCAGGCCAGATCGATCGAATCCCCGGAATTCGCAGAGCGTTTGGCGGCGGCCAAGCGCAAGTAG
- a CDS encoding dihydrolipoamide acetyltransferase family protein produces MNRDFLVPDLGEGLQDATITSWSVAVGDTVELNQTLCTVETNKAEVEIPSPFAGQVLELGGAAGATLTVGSLLVRIATSEPAAAPAGPEKNGVTPRKSVLVGYGADDTMDVSRRGPTPDSPRVRAKPPVRKLAADLHVDLDALAPGSGPEGIVTRDDVLAAAGSSEVVDVSGVQAAMARRMALSHKEIPDAHARVDVDCTALLRLRDRVREADPALPVTPFVLTLRLLVVVLGRHQMLNSTWLETTEGPQIHRHPAVHLGFGVAAPRGLLVPVVRDAQSLTTRELAGAVSRLVESARAGTVSPAELSGSTFTVSNFGALGLDDGVPVINYPEAAILGMGSIKARPVVVDDVVVARHTMSLTCAFDHRIVDGAQAAAFLRDLRSLIETPELAVIDL; encoded by the coding sequence GTGAACCGGGACTTCCTGGTCCCGGATCTCGGCGAGGGATTGCAGGACGCCACGATCACCAGCTGGAGCGTCGCGGTGGGCGACACCGTCGAGCTCAATCAGACGCTGTGCACGGTCGAGACCAACAAGGCCGAAGTCGAAATTCCCAGCCCGTTCGCCGGGCAGGTGCTCGAGCTCGGTGGCGCGGCGGGTGCCACCCTCACCGTCGGGTCACTGCTGGTCAGGATCGCCACCAGTGAGCCGGCCGCGGCTCCGGCCGGACCCGAGAAAAATGGTGTGACGCCGCGTAAGTCGGTGCTGGTCGGTTACGGAGCCGACGACACCATGGATGTCAGCAGACGCGGTCCGACGCCGGACAGTCCCCGGGTGCGGGCCAAACCGCCGGTCCGCAAGCTGGCTGCCGATTTGCATGTCGACCTCGACGCGCTGGCTCCCGGTTCGGGACCCGAAGGCATCGTGACCCGCGACGATGTGCTGGCCGCGGCGGGCAGCTCCGAGGTAGTCGACGTGAGTGGCGTACAGGCCGCGATGGCCCGGCGGATGGCGTTATCGCACAAGGAGATCCCTGACGCCCACGCCCGCGTGGACGTCGACTGCACCGCGTTGCTGCGACTGCGTGACCGCGTTCGTGAGGCCGATCCGGCGTTGCCGGTCACACCGTTCGTGCTGACGCTGCGGTTGCTGGTCGTGGTGCTGGGCCGGCATCAGATGCTGAACTCCACCTGGCTGGAAACCACCGAAGGCCCTCAGATCCACCGACATCCGGCCGTGCACCTGGGCTTCGGGGTGGCGGCGCCGCGCGGCCTGCTGGTTCCGGTGGTCCGCGACGCGCAGTCGTTGACCACCCGGGAGCTGGCCGGGGCGGTGAGCCGGCTCGTCGAGTCGGCCCGGGCCGGCACGGTCAGCCCGGCCGAGCTGTCCGGCTCGACCTTCACGGTGTCGAACTTCGGGGCGCTCGGCTTGGACGACGGCGTGCCGGTGATCAACTATCCGGAGGCGGCGATCCTGGGTATGGGGTCGATCAAGGCCCGCCCGGTCGTTGTCGACGATGTCGTGGTGGCCCGTCACACCATGTCACTGACCTGCGCCTTCGACCACCGCATCGTCGACGGTGCCCAGGCCGCGGCGTTCCTGCGTGATCTGCGCTCGCTGATCGAGACACCCGAACTGGCTGTGATCGACCTGTAG
- a CDS encoding alpha-ketoacid dehydrogenase subunit beta, translating into MVAAINRALHDAMSADDHVLVFGEDVATLGGVFRVTEGLAETFGTERCFDTPLAESAIIGVAIGLAIRGFIPVPEIQFDGFSYPAFDQIASHLAKYRMRTHGDVNMGVTVRIPSFGGIGAVEHHSESTESYWLHTAGLKVIVPATPSDAYWLLRYSISSPDPVIFLEPKRRYWVREPVDTSAPAPPIGRAMVRRNGTDATVITYGGLVGTALNAADLAAERGWSLEVVDLRSLNPLDFDTVAASVRRTGRAVVMHEGPRTLGFGAELAARISEECFYELEAPVLRATGFDTPYPPARLEKVWLPGVDRLLDCIERAMGQP; encoded by the coding sequence ATGGTCGCTGCGATCAATCGGGCATTGCACGACGCGATGTCCGCCGACGACCACGTGCTGGTGTTCGGCGAGGACGTCGCCACTCTCGGCGGGGTCTTCCGGGTCACCGAGGGACTGGCCGAGACGTTCGGCACCGAACGGTGTTTCGACACCCCATTGGCCGAATCGGCGATCATCGGGGTGGCGATCGGGCTCGCGATCCGCGGGTTCATCCCGGTACCGGAGATCCAGTTCGACGGGTTCAGCTATCCGGCCTTCGACCAGATCGCCAGTCACCTCGCGAAATACCGTATGCGCACCCATGGGGACGTCAACATGGGTGTGACCGTGCGGATCCCGTCGTTCGGCGGCATCGGTGCGGTCGAGCACCACTCGGAGTCCACCGAGTCGTACTGGTTGCACACGGCCGGCCTCAAGGTCATCGTCCCGGCCACGCCGTCCGACGCGTACTGGCTGCTGCGGTATTCGATCAGCAGCCCCGACCCGGTGATCTTCCTGGAGCCCAAACGTCGTTACTGGGTCCGCGAACCCGTCGACACCAGTGCGCCCGCTCCGCCGATCGGCCGGGCCATGGTGCGGCGCAACGGAACCGACGCCACCGTCATCACCTACGGCGGGCTGGTCGGCACCGCCCTCAACGCCGCAGACCTGGCCGCCGAACGTGGTTGGAGCCTCGAGGTCGTCGACCTGCGCTCGCTCAACCCGCTCGATTTCGACACGGTCGCCGCCTCGGTGCGGCGCACCGGGCGGGCCGTGGTGATGCACGAGGGGCCCCGCACCCTGGGCTTCGGCGCCGAACTGGCCGCCCGGATCTCCGAGGAGTGCTTCTACGAGCTTGAGGCTCCGGTGTTGCGGGCCACCGGTTTCGACACTCCCTACCCACCGGCCCGCCTGGAGAAGGTGTGGCTGCCCGGTGTCGACCGGCTGCTCGACTGCATCGAGCGGGCGATGGGGCAGCCGTGA
- the pdhA gene encoding pyruvate dehydrogenase (acetyl-transferring) E1 component subunit alpha has translation MAGLSGEPASVHPSVDLDPVRLVDADGSPTDETRYSGDLPPETLGWLYESMVVARDLDVEFVNLQRQGELALYASCRGQEAAQVGASACLRKTDWLFPQYREIGAFLLRGITPGQMGAVWRGQWHGGLEFTSRCVAPIAIPIGTQALHAVGAAMAAQRLGEDSVTVAFLGDGATSEGDVHEALNLASVFTAPCVFFVQNNQWAISVPVSRQQAGPSIAHRAIGYGMPGVRVDGNDVLACYAVMAEAAERARAGGGPTLIEAITYRMGPHTTSDDPTRYRSADEVDEWLARDPIARYRSYLQNAGVLDERLEQRVAARSRRLCTELRDTIVGAADADPAELFDAVYAEITPDLARQRDQLTAELAKEA, from the coding sequence ATGGCTGGGTTGTCTGGAGAGCCGGCCTCGGTGCATCCGAGCGTCGATCTCGATCCGGTGCGTCTGGTCGACGCCGACGGGTCACCCACCGACGAGACGCGGTACAGCGGCGATCTGCCCCCCGAAACCCTCGGTTGGCTCTACGAGTCCATGGTCGTCGCCCGCGACCTGGACGTCGAATTCGTCAACCTGCAACGCCAGGGTGAGCTGGCGTTGTACGCGTCGTGCCGTGGCCAGGAGGCCGCGCAGGTCGGCGCGTCCGCCTGCCTGCGCAAGACGGACTGGCTGTTCCCGCAATACCGCGAGATCGGGGCCTTCCTGCTGCGCGGGATCACCCCGGGCCAGATGGGCGCGGTGTGGCGGGGCCAGTGGCACGGCGGCCTGGAGTTCACCAGCCGCTGCGTCGCCCCGATCGCGATCCCGATCGGCACCCAGGCGCTGCACGCGGTGGGCGCGGCGATGGCCGCCCAGCGCCTCGGCGAGGATTCGGTGACCGTCGCGTTCCTCGGAGACGGCGCCACCAGTGAGGGCGACGTGCACGAGGCGCTCAATCTGGCGTCGGTGTTCACGGCGCCGTGCGTGTTCTTCGTGCAGAACAACCAATGGGCGATCTCGGTGCCGGTGAGCCGGCAGCAGGCCGGGCCGTCGATCGCGCACCGGGCAATCGGTTACGGAATGCCCGGGGTCCGCGTCGACGGCAACGACGTACTGGCGTGCTACGCCGTGATGGCGGAGGCAGCCGAACGGGCCCGCGCCGGTGGCGGTCCCACCCTCATCGAGGCGATCACCTACCGGATGGGCCCGCACACCACCTCCGACGATCCGACCCGGTACCGGTCCGCCGATGAGGTGGACGAGTGGCTTGCCCGCGATCCGATCGCGCGGTACCGCAGCTACCTGCAGAACGCGGGAGTGCTCGACGAGCGCCTGGAGCAGCGCGTCGCGGCGCGGTCGCGGCGGCTGTGTACGGAGTTGCGCGACACCATTGTCGGCGCAGCCGATGCCGATCCGGCCGAGCTGTTCGACGCGGTGTACGCCGAGATCACCCCGGACCTGGCCCGCCAACGCGATCAGTTGACGGCCGAACTGGCGAAGGAGGCATGA
- a CDS encoding CoA ester lyase, giving the protein MSLTDPGPGWLFCPADRPERFEKAAAAADVVILDLEDGCAAKDRPAARQALIDTRLDPARTVVRVNPTNTADHELDLKAVAATDYTTVMLAKTEHAEQVRALAPLDVVVLIETPLAALNVVELVQPDNAFAVMWGAEDLFAVTGGTANRRPDGTYRDVAQHVRSQTLLAAKAYGKLALDSVYLDIKDLDGLRAESDDAVAVGFDAKVAIHPTQVAVIRSAYAPTGEQIVWARAVLDRVATERGVFQHDGLMVDAPVLRRAERIVALAP; this is encoded by the coding sequence ATGTCGCTCACGGATCCGGGCCCGGGTTGGTTGTTCTGCCCGGCCGACCGTCCCGAACGTTTCGAAAAGGCCGCGGCGGCAGCCGATGTGGTGATCCTGGACCTCGAGGACGGGTGCGCCGCCAAGGATCGCCCCGCCGCCCGCCAGGCCCTGATCGACACCCGGCTGGACCCGGCTCGCACCGTGGTTCGGGTCAACCCGACCAACACGGCCGACCACGAGCTGGATCTGAAAGCCGTTGCCGCCACCGACTACACCACTGTGATGCTGGCCAAGACCGAGCACGCGGAACAGGTGCGCGCCCTGGCGCCGCTGGATGTCGTGGTGCTGATCGAGACCCCGCTGGCGGCGCTGAACGTGGTGGAGCTGGTGCAGCCCGACAACGCCTTCGCGGTGATGTGGGGCGCCGAGGATCTGTTCGCGGTCACCGGTGGTACCGCCAACCGCCGGCCCGACGGCACGTATCGCGACGTCGCCCAGCACGTGCGGTCGCAGACCCTGCTGGCGGCCAAGGCTTACGGCAAGCTCGCGCTGGACTCGGTCTACCTCGACATCAAGGATCTCGACGGTCTGCGGGCGGAGTCCGATGACGCAGTGGCGGTCGGTTTCGACGCCAAGGTGGCGATCCACCCGACGCAGGTCGCGGTCATCCGGTCGGCCTACGCGCCGACCGGCGAGCAGATCGTCTGGGCGCGTGCGGTGCTCGACCGGGTCGCGACCGAACGGGGGGTCTTCCAGCACGACGGGCTGATGGTCGATGCTCCGGTGCTGCGGCGCGCCGAGCGCATCGTCGCGCTGGCTCCCTGA
- a CDS encoding MaoC family dehydratase, with the protein MTEQKVIEQRGLWFEEFEIGVRYLHRPGRTITEADNVLFTTLTMNTQALHLDAAFSDALPPFNARLVNSMFTLSTLVGLSVAQLTQGTIVGNLGFSEIAFPKPLFHGDTLYAETEITEKRASKSRPGEGIVTFAHTGRNQHGDIVATASRKTMVRMRPEGDS; encoded by the coding sequence GTGACTGAACAAAAGGTGATCGAACAGCGTGGGTTGTGGTTCGAGGAGTTCGAGATCGGGGTGCGCTACCTGCACCGGCCCGGGCGCACCATCACCGAGGCCGACAACGTGCTGTTCACCACGCTGACCATGAACACCCAGGCGCTGCACCTGGATGCCGCGTTCTCCGATGCGCTGCCGCCGTTCAACGCTCGGCTGGTCAACTCGATGTTCACCCTCTCGACGCTCGTCGGCCTGTCGGTGGCGCAGCTGACCCAGGGCACCATCGTCGGCAACCTCGGATTCTCCGAGATCGCCTTCCCCAAGCCGCTTTTCCACGGTGACACGCTGTACGCCGAAACCGAGATCACCGAGAAGCGCGCATCCAAGAGCCGGCCCGGCGAGGGCATCGTGACCTTCGCCCACACCGGCCGCAACCAGCACGGCGACATAGTGGCCACGGCGTCGCGCAAGACCATGGTGCGGATGCGTCCGGAGGGGGATTCCTGA
- a CDS encoding acyl-CoA dehydrogenase family protein, whose translation MTDFLSTGTLPDHYAELAKTVRDFAQSVVAPVAAKHDEEHSFPYEVVAGMADMGLFGLPFPEEYGGMGGDYFALCLALEELGKVDQSVAITLEAGVSLGAMPVYRFGNDAQKEEWLPLLASGKALGAFGLTEAGGGSDAGATKTTAKMDDGHWIINGSKQFITNSGTDITKLVTVTAVTGERDGGKKEISSILVPVPIEGFTAEPAYNKVGWNASDTHPLSFDDVRVPAENLLGERGRGYANFLRILDEGRIAIAALSVGVAQGCVDECVRYAKERQAFGAAIGTYQAIAFKIARMEARAHAARAAYYDAAALMLSGKPFKKAAAVAKLVSSEAAMDNARDATQIFGGYGFMNEYPVARHYRDSKILEIGEGTTEVQLMLIAREAGL comes from the coding sequence AAACACGATGAGGAACATTCGTTCCCGTATGAGGTCGTGGCCGGCATGGCCGACATGGGTCTGTTCGGACTGCCGTTCCCCGAGGAGTACGGCGGCATGGGCGGCGACTACTTCGCCCTCTGCCTGGCCCTGGAGGAACTCGGCAAGGTGGACCAGAGCGTGGCCATCACGCTGGAGGCGGGGGTCTCCCTGGGCGCCATGCCGGTCTACCGCTTCGGTAACGACGCCCAGAAGGAAGAGTGGCTGCCGTTGCTGGCGAGTGGCAAGGCGCTGGGCGCCTTCGGCCTGACCGAGGCCGGCGGCGGCAGCGACGCCGGCGCCACCAAGACGACCGCGAAGATGGACGACGGCCACTGGATTATCAATGGCTCCAAGCAGTTCATCACCAACTCCGGTACCGACATCACCAAGCTGGTCACGGTCACCGCGGTCACCGGCGAACGTGACGGCGGCAAGAAGGAGATCTCGTCGATCCTGGTGCCCGTGCCCATCGAGGGATTCACCGCCGAACCGGCCTACAACAAGGTCGGCTGGAACGCCTCGGACACCCACCCGCTCAGCTTCGACGACGTCCGGGTACCCGCCGAGAACCTGCTGGGTGAGCGCGGCCGCGGTTATGCCAACTTCCTGCGCATCCTCGACGAGGGCCGCATCGCGATCGCGGCGCTGTCGGTCGGCGTCGCGCAGGGCTGTGTCGACGAATGTGTGCGCTACGCCAAGGAACGTCAGGCCTTCGGCGCGGCCATCGGCACGTACCAGGCCATCGCCTTCAAGATCGCCCGGATGGAGGCCCGCGCCCACGCCGCCCGCGCCGCCTATTACGACGCCGCGGCACTCATGTTGTCCGGCAAGCCCTTCAAGAAGGCCGCAGCGGTGGCCAAGCTGGTGTCCAGCGAGGCCGCGATGGACAACGCGCGGGACGCCACCCAGATCTTCGGCGGCTACGGATTCATGAACGAGTACCCCGTGGCGCGTCATTACCGGGATAGCAAGATCCTCGAAATCGGTGAAGGAACAACGGAAGTGCAGTTGATGCTGATCGCGCGGGAGGCCGGCCTGTGA